In the Candidatus Poribacteria bacterium genome, one interval contains:
- a CDS encoding tetratricopeptide repeat protein, protein MQTRILKNYFAIILIVFAFIFLNNVTAQEVSQLANADYFDYITLFSQGRITRFTEMPIRVYISPVLKDSPYLPEIRYAMQTWQTTSDGDIQFEETETPQNADIRVSWGYTGLLTDFQDTRLGSAELTRLKETTQTVEQNQSVSTSTRPFTVEVILMLEGDATIGELSQEEMRTVCLHEFGHAIGLWGHSPHPGDINYPTATAQYPSPRDITTLRKLYRTPLDTPQHDIAIKMLKAEIEEKPHADVKKHLRSHYLLGTVYFDKGDTASAIASFQTCRQLDPKFQSAIEKLIQAYHETGETHEAIALLEKRITLKPSPADYNTLGIFYYEKKDIEKAIQAFEKALHIAPYHKAARRNLHQLLREKGFRTLALKDFETATTTFERVLQMEPLDAPTYQLMGNGYAQVGQFEKAINYYQKAIDLNPVDALTQQNLAQCYNNYGVALRNREKWDEAIDAYRNALRLMPTLHIARTNLSDAFTRKANAHSEADELDEAVEAYLELQKLHPDEMHIRNLLGELYLKKGDYADALSVFQHVYNVDPNADHAMHNLIAAYHHYARSLSDTEDYTTAIQLLVEALRLAPTDLNLRLSLANAYQGAGDYERAAVEVSRILAQEPENRQAKEEQINLQIRRGNSLMRQRQYAAALAEFEAIPEAKRDIEIYNTIGYLYLVEGKHAEAFVGFETVLQKDPINMPAFRNLLSLESQLIRRRGNKTREKTLVKVRCLLAISLMHRKQTTAAVEKYQLALKSKSEEMDTLLIETGRQLANRFQQHGDTENREMILEWVEERRGN, encoded by the coding sequence GTGCAAACGAGAATTCTAAAAAACTATTTTGCCATTATCCTGATAGTTTTTGCTTTCATATTTCTCAATAACGTAACAGCACAAGAAGTCTCCCAATTAGCGAACGCGGACTATTTCGACTATATCACGCTCTTCTCTCAGGGAAGAATCACCCGTTTCACAGAGATGCCGATCCGGGTGTATATCTCACCTGTTTTAAAGGACAGTCCATATCTACCTGAAATCCGATACGCCATGCAGACATGGCAGACTACCAGTGACGGCGACATTCAATTTGAAGAAACTGAGACACCTCAGAACGCAGACATTCGTGTGAGTTGGGGCTACACTGGTCTCCTCACCGATTTTCAGGACACCAGACTCGGCAGTGCAGAACTCACGCGCCTCAAAGAGACAACCCAAACTGTCGAGCAAAATCAGTCTGTCTCCACTTCCACACGTCCTTTCACAGTCGAGGTAATCCTGATGTTAGAAGGCGACGCGACCATCGGTGAACTATCACAGGAAGAGATGCGTACCGTATGTCTTCATGAGTTCGGACACGCAATCGGCTTATGGGGACATAGTCCACATCCAGGGGACATCAACTATCCGACGGCAACAGCACAATACCCATCACCACGTGATATAACCACCTTACGGAAACTTTATAGGACGCCGCTTGATACACCACAACACGACATCGCGATAAAAATGTTGAAAGCCGAGATTGAAGAGAAACCTCACGCAGACGTTAAAAAACATCTCCGTTCACACTACCTCCTCGGAACCGTCTACTTCGATAAAGGGGATACAGCGTCAGCAATCGCAAGCTTCCAGACTTGTAGACAACTGGACCCCAAGTTTCAATCCGCAATAGAAAAGCTGATCCAAGCCTATCATGAAACAGGTGAAACCCACGAGGCGATCGCTCTCCTTGAGAAACGGATAACCCTAAAACCGTCTCCAGCAGATTACAACACACTCGGTATCTTCTATTACGAGAAAAAAGATATTGAGAAGGCAATACAAGCGTTTGAAAAAGCACTCCACATTGCCCCATACCACAAAGCCGCACGGCGAAATCTGCATCAACTCCTCCGAGAAAAGGGATTTAGAACGTTAGCATTAAAAGACTTCGAGACCGCTACTACCACCTTTGAAAGGGTGCTGCAGATGGAGCCGCTCGATGCGCCCACATATCAACTCATGGGCAACGGATATGCCCAGGTTGGGCAGTTTGAAAAGGCGATCAACTACTACCAGAAAGCAATCGACCTCAATCCCGTTGACGCGCTGACACAACAAAACCTTGCACAATGCTACAACAACTACGGCGTAGCCCTCCGAAATCGTGAGAAATGGGACGAGGCGATTGACGCCTATCGTAACGCTTTACGGTTGATGCCCACGCTTCACATTGCCCGAACAAACCTGAGCGATGCATTTACCCGTAAGGCAAATGCTCACAGCGAAGCCGATGAACTTGACGAAGCGGTGGAAGCGTATCTCGAACTGCAGAAACTTCATCCAGACGAAATGCACATCCGTAATCTGCTCGGTGAATTATATCTGAAAAAAGGCGACTATGCCGACGCACTGTCCGTATTTCAGCACGTTTACAATGTCGATCCTAACGCTGATCACGCGATGCACAACCTCATCGCCGCGTATCACCACTATGCGCGAAGCCTCAGCGATACGGAAGACTACACGACAGCGATCCAGCTGCTTGTGGAGGCACTTCGACTCGCGCCGACCGATCTGAACCTACGTTTAAGCCTTGCGAATGCCTATCAGGGTGCTGGAGACTATGAACGTGCCGCTGTCGAAGTATCCCGCATTTTGGCACAAGAACCGGAAAACCGACAGGCAAAAGAAGAACAGATTAACCTGCAAATCCGACGTGGGAATTCGCTCATGCGGCAACGGCAATACGCCGCCGCGCTCGCTGAATTCGAGGCAATCCCTGAAGCCAAGCGCGACATTGAAATCTACAACACCATCGGTTATCTCTACCTCGTCGAAGGCAAACACGCGGAAGCCTTTGTTGGTTTTGAAACCGTCCTCCAGAAAGACCCAATTAACATGCCTGCCTTTAGGAATCTGTTGTCGTTGGAATCGCAGTTGATCCGTAGGCGCGGGAATAAAACGAGAGAGAAAACCCTCGTTAAGGTTCGATGCCTTCTCGCTATCTCTTTGATGCATCGGAAACAGACAACCGCCGCTGTCGAAAAATATCAACTCGCGCTGAAATCAAAATCCGAAGAGATGGATACACTCCTCATCGAAACCGGCAGACAACTCGCTAATCGGTTCCAGCAACACGGCGACACCGAAAACCGTGAGATGATTCTCGAGTGGGTTGAAGAACGTAGAGGCAACTGA
- a CDS encoding caspase family protein, producing MKRKIFLFNATLLMYLASLTAADGQAPTDRLPDGAIARFSPGASVYTIAFSPDGKLLASGGDDNAVILWNIAERSERETFIEHSKSVTSVAFSPDGKLLASTSLDGYVRLWHVSSEGRRISLRHGGWVESVAFSPDGKTLVSGGEDQEGSVKLWNVSQKRDIATFPGHESIVESVAFSPNGQLVASASRDKTIKLWDVADQQLHKTLSGHSSVVHAVVFSPDGETLASASRDNTIKLWKVSSGENSATFEIRNNLYVYAEAVAFSPDGKLLASACVDYTVKLWDVVNHREVPTLIRHHGGVTSVAFSPDGRMLASGSRDRTVLLWDLSHFGFKPQLQDIMPPEIVIHSPMEGIVKSTAREVQVKVNVTDDSRIANVWINGKEASILEVDVFRRTVPLNHGENEIRITATDVYSNTGTHRFTIVREEPKPKPIVPIPPEIVIHSPTSHSVRVTTEQFTVEGSVIDDAGIAEVWVNDVKMMVSEVGEFTATILLDFGENEIHVTATDTQHKIDTNILTVHREDIEGPEIQILSPEYSDRRGFQPIIIAESVLVSGTVTDPSGIAEVKVNGIGAEVKENRFKTTVSLVEGNNLIRVTAIDTWSNQSIKEITVEPPPPTRKDYALLFAVDTYDHWLGLQYPRVDAINIKQDLEQIYGFQVELIENPTETEVLEVLDRYAQKEYAPEDQLLIFFAGHGYFNEGFKIGYLVAQDTQRPNDSGRLLSYLSHSHFRDIIDRMACEHIFLVMDTCYSGTFDERLAMRGELENLPEILSSEDIKQKLTYTTRWYLTSGAKEQVPDDSLFVRALLEALRSKGGRDNVLTIKEILTYLEDLSDPTPCFDEFGRNAPGSDFLFIAK from the coding sequence ATGAAACGAAAAATTTTCCTTTTCAATGCGACACTTCTGATGTATCTGGCAAGTCTCACTGCTGCAGATGGACAGGCACCTACTGACCGCCTTCCTGATGGGGCGATAGCGCGATTTAGCCCCGGGGCTTCGGTGTATACTATTGCATTTTCACCCGATGGAAAACTACTCGCGAGCGGTGGTGATGATAACGCCGTTATATTGTGGAATATTGCCGAGAGAAGTGAACGCGAGACTTTCATAGAACATAGCAAATCGGTGACATCGGTTGCGTTTTCGCCCGATGGGAAATTGCTTGCATCGACAAGTCTTGATGGCTATGTGAGATTGTGGCATGTTTCTTCTGAAGGCAGACGCATTTCTCTTAGACACGGCGGTTGGGTGGAGTCAGTCGCGTTTTCACCCGATGGGAAAACGCTGGTTAGCGGTGGAGAAGATCAAGAGGGTTCTGTTAAGTTATGGAATGTCTCTCAAAAACGCGATATCGCTACTTTCCCTGGACACGAAAGTATCGTCGAATCCGTTGCGTTTTCACCCAATGGACAGTTGGTTGCATCAGCAAGTCGTGACAAGACTATCAAACTCTGGGATGTCGCGGACCAGCAATTACACAAAACCCTTTCTGGACACAGTAGTGTCGTTCACGCCGTTGTATTTTCACCAGATGGTGAGACACTCGCTTCGGCAAGTCGAGATAATACTATCAAACTCTGGAAGGTCTCTTCTGGAGAAAACTCCGCTACCTTTGAAATTAGGAACAACCTCTATGTTTACGCTGAAGCAGTAGCGTTTTCGCCAGATGGAAAATTACTTGCCTCTGCTTGTGTTGATTACACTGTTAAACTGTGGGATGTTGTCAATCATCGCGAGGTTCCCACGCTCATCAGACACCACGGTGGGGTAACCTCTGTTGCGTTTTCGCCTGATGGCAGAATGCTTGCCAGCGGTAGCAGGGACCGCACCGTTTTACTCTGGGATCTCTCCCACTTCGGGTTTAAGCCACAACTTCAAGATATCATGCCACCTGAAATTGTTATTCATTCGCCTATGGAAGGTATCGTGAAATCGACTGCCAGGGAGGTTCAGGTTAAAGTCAACGTTACTGACGACAGCAGGATTGCCAATGTATGGATTAATGGTAAGGAAGCATCTATTTTAGAGGTGGATGTATTCAGACGAACAGTACCACTCAATCACGGCGAAAATGAAATCCGTATCACTGCAACAGATGTATACAGTAACACCGGGACACACCGATTCACCATCGTTCGTGAAGAACCTAAACCCAAACCCATTGTCCCAATACCGCCTGAGATTGTTATCCATTCGCCCACATCACATTCTGTCCGTGTAACTACCGAGCAGTTTACTGTTGAAGGCAGTGTCATCGATGACGCGGGTATTGCCGAAGTTTGGGTCAACGATGTGAAAATGATGGTTTCGGAAGTAGGTGAATTCACTGCAACGATCCTACTCGATTTTGGAGAAAACGAGATCCATGTCACCGCAACTGATACTCAGCATAAAATAGACACGAACATCCTCACGGTCCATCGAGAAGATATCGAGGGACCCGAGATTCAAATCCTCTCTCCGGAGTACAGCGACCGGCGTGGGTTCCAGCCTATAATCATAGCCGAGTCTGTCCTTGTTTCAGGTACAGTTACTGATCCAAGTGGGATTGCTGAAGTCAAGGTGAATGGCATAGGAGCAGAGGTTAAAGAGAATAGGTTCAAAACAACAGTCTCATTGGTTGAAGGTAACAACCTCATTCGAGTAACAGCAATAGACACATGGAGCAACCAATCAATTAAGGAAATAACTGTTGAACCACCACCGCCGACTCGAAAAGATTACGCGTTGTTGTTCGCCGTGGACACTTATGATCACTGGCTCGGACTTCAATATCCGCGTGTTGACGCGATAAACATCAAGCAAGATTTGGAGCAGATCTACGGCTTTCAAGTTGAATTGATTGAAAACCCGACAGAGACAGAAGTACTTGAGGTATTAGATAGGTACGCGCAGAAAGAATATGCACCCGAAGATCAGCTGCTCATCTTCTTTGCTGGACACGGTTACTTCAACGAGGGATTTAAAATAGGATACCTTGTCGCCCAAGATACCCAACGTCCTAACGATAGCGGCAGGCTGTTGAGTTATTTATCCCACTCTCATTTCCGAGATATTATTGACAGAATGGCATGTGAACACATCTTTTTGGTAATGGATACCTGCTATAGTGGGACATTTGATGAACGGCTCGCCATGCGTGGCGAATTGGAAAATTTGCCAGAAATACTCTCCAGCGAAGATATTAAGCAAAAGTTGACATATACAACTCGCTGGTATTTGACTTCAGGGGCTAAGGAACAGGTTCCCGACGATTCATTATTCGTTCGAGCACTGCTTGAGGCTCTACGAAGCAAAGGTGGTCGCGATAACGTTTTAACTATAAAGGAAATTTTAACCTACCTCGAGGACCTCAGCGATCCAACGCCGTGTTTTGACGAATTTGGTCGAAATGCCCCTGGGAGTGATTTTCTATTTATTGCAAAATAA
- a CDS encoding pentapeptide repeat-containing protein: MYEKHGETIKAQIFLDALQSDAASVTFTNCTIEGVVDFFFREWERDENHRILLNKKLSCIGCTFKNIVNFRTVVFQEEVNFRRSLFEADLDFDEAILHGPCAFREAIFQRRADFHSAVFHKSASFWRARFHNVADFHRTQFSENAIFHEANFLIEVNFRRALFQGILDCTGTWFPEATAFNNATFFGTANFTAAQFVSVAAFRDVQYIPDTLLHAVKAKLSRKQHRPTAFYLESRHVDEVANPFFKRYVADQQFTRAFNQANPILAKLWRWSSDYGRSLVLWASWSLFFAFLFALAYMPLPAWTPTWMQDWSPRFHQTTGIYSGEPLTFWNCFYFSVVTFTTLGFGDIVADNTAARFLVTLEVIFGYLMLGGLISIFSNKLASRS; the protein is encoded by the coding sequence ATGTACGAGAAGCACGGAGAAACAATCAAAGCGCAAATCTTCCTTGACGCATTACAAAGCGACGCTGCATCAGTCACTTTCACGAATTGCACGATTGAAGGGGTCGTCGATTTCTTTTTTAGAGAATGGGAACGGGACGAAAACCACCGGATTCTTCTCAATAAGAAACTTTCCTGCATCGGGTGCACGTTTAAAAACATCGTTAATTTCCGGACAGTCGTCTTCCAAGAAGAGGTGAATTTTCGTCGCTCCCTCTTTGAGGCAGATCTTGACTTCGATGAAGCCATTTTACACGGTCCGTGCGCATTTCGCGAAGCTATCTTTCAGAGGCGTGCTGACTTTCATAGTGCAGTCTTCCACAAAAGTGCCAGTTTTTGGCGGGCAAGATTTCACAACGTCGCCGACTTCCACAGGACACAATTCAGCGAAAACGCCATTTTTCATGAGGCTAACTTCCTAATCGAAGTCAATTTTCGGCGTGCGTTGTTCCAAGGGATACTCGATTGCACAGGCACATGGTTTCCTGAAGCGACAGCGTTTAACAACGCCACATTTTTCGGCACCGCCAACTTTACTGCCGCGCAATTTGTCTCTGTCGCTGCCTTCCGCGATGTTCAGTATATTCCAGACACACTCCTTCATGCAGTGAAAGCGAAACTCAGTAGAAAACAGCATCGTCCCACCGCGTTCTATCTGGAGAGCCGACATGTAGACGAAGTCGCGAACCCTTTTTTTAAACGGTATGTCGCCGATCAACAGTTCACACGTGCGTTCAATCAGGCAAACCCTATACTGGCAAAGTTATGGCGATGGAGCTCCGACTATGGACGGAGTCTTGTACTCTGGGCATCCTGGTCCCTCTTCTTCGCGTTTCTGTTCGCGCTTGCGTACATGCCCCTCCCAGCGTGGACACCCACTTGGATGCAGGACTGGTCGCCCCGCTTTCATCAGACGACGGGTATTTACAGCGGTGAACCTTTAACCTTTTGGAACTGTTTCTACTTTAGCGTTGTCACCTTCACAACGCTCGGTTTTGGTGATATCGTCGCGGACAATACCGCTGCGCGTTTCCTCGTTACGTTGGAAGTCATTTTTGGGTATTTGATGTTAGGTGGGTTAATCAGTATCTTCTCAAATAAACTGGCGAGTCGCAGTTAA
- a CDS encoding AAA family ATPase, with protein sequence MPKLVVKNFINIREAEIDMDKTLVVFIGETASGKSVLAKLLYLFQELIRDFRQHLRQINTHPPEYLKTPGQEMSTVLQTQIARKFREFFGDVKEFSKPVLKSKDPTTQKPTQEKEEATKPFEITYHYTRESTIRLTLTEEKTLHIALPDVMDEVESLCYNLLEKLKEVNLKQLESALTETNSPVQTDTTSENAQDTQNADRFYYILNMAIGMSDITEKLAGKYRDSLFIPADRNIAANYPDALKRIFYGGIKSDLHTRAATRSRANLHLIARFLEKNEEFLDTFSTQNFRNLFDQRIEEESDEIDKPMMEFLLKKISRILNSRYETIDEISQSRLFSHPTGENTTFLEHASTGQQNVIRILQDVFMSMLYNEMIFRVIEEPEAHLHPKTQKHLMHIIALMRNHIDSQIVLTTHSPYLLAALNNLLTAEQLSKRNPGDAAEIEARVPKLCWLTPDDVEVYHLKDGISHPIVRPEKEPVLENPLADLLTEF encoded by the coding sequence ATGCCTAAACTGGTTGTCAAGAACTTCATAAATATCCGTGAAGCAGAGATCGACATGGATAAAACCTTAGTGGTTTTTATCGGTGAAACAGCCAGCGGGAAGAGTGTCCTCGCGAAGTTATTGTACCTTTTCCAAGAGTTAATCCGCGATTTTCGCCAACACCTCAGACAAATTAATACACACCCGCCGGAATATCTGAAAACCCCCGGACAAGAAATGTCAACGGTACTCCAGACGCAAATTGCCCGCAAATTCCGAGAGTTTTTTGGTGATGTCAAGGAGTTCTCAAAACCCGTTCTGAAAAGTAAAGACCCTACCACACAAAAACCGACTCAGGAAAAAGAGGAAGCCACAAAACCGTTTGAAATCACTTACCACTATACAAGGGAAAGCACCATCAGGCTGACGTTAACCGAAGAGAAAACGCTCCATATTGCGTTACCCGATGTTATGGACGAAGTCGAAAGCCTCTGCTACAACTTACTGGAGAAGTTGAAAGAGGTTAACTTAAAACAACTCGAGAGTGCCTTAACAGAGACCAACTCACCCGTACAAACAGATACAACTTCAGAAAACGCCCAAGACACCCAAAATGCCGATCGGTTCTATTATATTCTGAACATGGCGATCGGAATGAGTGACATCACTGAGAAATTAGCCGGTAAATATCGCGACAGCCTTTTTATTCCTGCAGATAGAAATATTGCTGCCAACTACCCAGATGCCCTTAAAAGGATTTTTTATGGTGGCATAAAAAGCGATCTTCACACGCGCGCTGCAACCCGTTCACGCGCGAATCTTCATCTCATCGCACGCTTTTTGGAAAAAAATGAGGAATTCCTGGATACCTTCAGCACACAGAACTTTCGGAATCTCTTTGACCAGAGAATCGAGGAGGAATCAGATGAAATTGATAAACCAATGATGGAATTCCTACTGAAAAAAATTTCTCGTATTTTAAACAGTAGATATGAAACAATCGACGAAATTTCCCAATCTCGGCTTTTTTCGCACCCAACCGGCGAGAATACAACTTTTTTAGAACACGCATCAACAGGACAGCAAAACGTCATCCGGATCCTACAAGATGTGTTCATGAGCATGCTTTACAACGAAATGATTTTTCGCGTGATTGAAGAACCGGAAGCCCATTTACACCCAAAAACACAGAAACATCTCATGCACATCATCGCCTTGATGCGAAACCACATTGACAGCCAAATCGTCCTGACAACCCATAGTCCATATCTTTTGGCGGCTCTTAACAACCTCTTGACCGCTGAACAACTGTCAAAAAGGAATCCAGGGGATGCTGCTGAGATAGAAGCGCGCGTCCCAAAGTTATGTTGGTTAACGCCCGACGATGTCGAAGTCTATCACCTCAAAGATGGGATAAGTCATCCCATTGTTCGACCTGAAAAGGAACCGGTTCTCGAAAATCCGCTTGCGGACCTTCTTACGGAATTTTAA